The nucleotide sequence CCGCCGTCGGCGGCGGCTCCCGACCCGCCACCACCGGTGATCAGCGCCGGGAGCACCAGCGGAACGGGCGGCATCGGCTCGGCGGCGGACGGGGTGGAGGCGGGGGAACTCACTGGACGGAGCCTTCTTCCTGGGATCAGCTGGAGTCGTCGTCGTTCGAGACCCGCAACGCTCGGAGGTGCACGATGCTGTGCGTTCGTGTCTGATTGTGTTGAGGCCTGTTCGAACGAGAGCGTAGTAGGCGGACGTGAGCCACACCAGCCCCGCCGCCTCAGCCGATGACCGAACCCTCGATCGGACGGTCGGAGTAGGAGGCCCACAGTTCGGCGTAGACCCCGTCGGCGGCGAGCAGCGACTCGTGCGTCCCGGTCTCGGCCACCTGGCCGTCGGCGATGACGTACAACCGGTCGGCGCGGGCGGCCGTGGCGAGCCGGTGAGCGACGATGATCGTCGTGCGCCGCGCGGTCAGCGCCCGGGTGGCGCGCGCTACCGCGGCTTCCGTGGCCAGGTCCAACGATGCGGTCGCCTCGTCCAACACCAGAACATCGGGCTCGACGAGCTCGGCGCGAGCCAGCGCCAGGAGCTGCCGCTGCCCGGCGGACAGATTGCGACCCCGTTCGGCCACCGGATGGTCGTACCCGTCGGCCAGGGCGCGGATCGCCTGATCGGCACCGACCCGGCGCGCCGCGGCCTCGATCTGGCCGCGGGAAGCGTCCGGGCGCCCGTAGGCGATCGCCGAGGCGACGGTGCCCGCGGACAGGTACTGCTCCTGGGGAACCAGCCCGATCCGGCGGCGGTAGCCGGTCAGCTCGAGCGTGCGGAGGTCGTGCCCGTCGACCGAAACAGACCCGGCTGTCGGATCGTAGAAGCGCGTCAGCAGCTTGACGATGGTGGACTTCCCGGCCCCGGTCTCGCCGACGAAGGCGACGGTCTCCCCTGCTGCGATGGTGAGATCCAGCCCCGACAGCGCCGGGCGCACCGTGCCGGGATAAGCGAATTCGACGCCGGAGAAGGTGATGGTGCCGACCAGCCCGGTGACGGTCAGCGGCTGCTGCGCTTCCGGCGTGGACGTCGGCGTCTGCAGCAGTTCGCGCAACCGCGCCAGGCCCACGGCGGCCTGCTGGTAGCCATCGAACACGGAGGACAGGTCGGCCATCGGCCCGAAGAAGATCTCCAGGTACAGGAAGAAGGCGATCAGCGCCCCGGCGGTCAGGGTGCCGTTGCGCAGCTCGGCCGCACCGAAGCCCAGCACCAGCGCCTCGCTGACCTGGCTGGCGAAGGTGATGAAGGGGAAGTAGGCCGCCACCGCCCGCCGGCCGCGGTAGCGGGCCTCAAACGCCGACCGGGCCAGTTCCAGGAACCGCGAGAGGTTGTGCTCCTGGCGGTTGAAGGCCTGCACGGTTCGCAGCCCCGCGACGTTCTCCTGCAGGTAGGCGTTGAGAGTGGCCAGGCTCTCGCGGGTCCGGGCGTAGGTGGGAATGACCCGCCACCGAAACAGAATCGTCGCGATTACGACAGCGGGGAACATCGCCAGGAGTACCAGTGTCAGGGAGGCGTTCACGATCACCAGGGCGACGGCCACGCCGACCAACGTCAGGCTGCTCACGAAGAGCACGATCAGCTCGCTCTGCAGGAACGTCGACAACGCGTCGATGTCCGTGGTCATCCGGGTCATGATCCGGCCGCTGAGCTCGCGTTCGTAGAAGTCCAGGCCCAGCCGCTGCAGGTGCGCGAACGTCTTGACCCGCAGCAGGTACAGCAGTCGCTCGCCGGTGCGACCGGTCACGAGCTGGGCGGCCCGGCCGAGGGCCCACTGCCCGAGCAGAATCAGCAACGCCAGCAGGCTCAAAGCAGTCAGGGTCGCCATCGAGGCCCGGGCCACGCCCGAGTCCACGCCGGACCGCACGACCGATGGCAACAGCAGGCCGGCCACGGTCTCGCCCGCGGTCAGGATCAGGCCGAGGAGCACGACCGAGCGGACCGGTCGCAGCAGTGACCGCAGCCCCAGGGACGGCTCAGGCGCACGAACCAGGGCCTCGTCCACATCCGGACTGCCTACGGCCGGGGGCAGCGCCGCCACCAGGGCCAGCAGCCGGTCAGAGCGCGCCGTCACTCCGGCAATGCCGCCGGTTCGAGTGGCCGCCCCGGCCGCGGCGCCACCGCTGACCAGGGCGGTGGCGCGCAGCGTTTCGGCCGCGCCGTCGGAGGACGTCAGACCGCTGAGGCCGGCCACCTCGGCCGTCTCCTCGTCGAGGCCCTCGGGGTAGAACAGCCTGCGGAACAACGGGCTCGAGGCCCGCAGCTGGGCGGCGGTCCCCTGCGCCACCACCCGTCCCGCGTCGAGGAGTACCACCCGGTCCGCCAGCTCCACGCTCGATCGGCGGTGGGCCACCAGCACGGTGGTGCGCGGGGCGCCGGAGTCTCGCAGGTGAGACAGGATCCGCGTCTCGATGCGGGGGTCGACCGCGGAGGTCGCATCGTCGAGCAACAGCAGGCGAGGCTCGACCAGCAGCGCGCGGGCCAGGGCCAGACGCTGCCGCTGACCACCGGACAGACTCTGCCCGCGTTCGCCGATCACGGTGTCGTAACCGGCGGGCAGGCGCTGGATGAACTCATCCGCCTCGGCCAGCCGGGCGGCGTGCTGCACCTGCGCTGTCGAGGCCCGCGGGTGCCCGAACGCGATGGTGTCGCGCACCGAGTCGGAGAACAGGCTGCTGTCCTCGGCCACGACCCCGGTCCTGGCCCGCAGACCGGACCTCGTCAACCGCTCCAGGGGCACGCCGCCCACCCGGATCGTTCCGGCCCCGGGTTCGTAGAACCGGCTCAGCAGAGCCAGCACGGTCGACTTGCCGGATCCGGACGCGCCGACCAGCGCGACGGTCTCGCCCGCCGCGACGGTGAACGACAACCCGTCGAGAACCGGCCCGGCGCCGTAGCCGAAACTCACCCGGTCGAACTCGACCGACGGCGGCGCGTCGGGCAGGACGACGGCACCCTCGACGTCGGCCGCGACAACGGGCAGGTCGATCAGTTCGAGGACCCGGGTGATGCCGGCCCCGGCCTGTGGACCCACCGTCAGCAGTTCGGACAGCACCCGCACGGGCACGATGAGCTTGCCGAGGTAGGCCGAGAAGGCCAGGAACGTCCCCAGCGTGATGTGGCCGTTGATGGCGAGCCAGCCGCCGAGCAGCAGCACACCGATCTGACCGAGGGAGGGCAGTGCGGTCAGTACCGGCGCGTACCGGGCCTGGAGCCGGATCGCCCGCAGCCGGTTGGCGAACAACCAGCTCGACTGGGCCGCGATGAGGTCGAGTTCGCGCTCTTCCTGACCGAACCCCTTCACCACTCGAACGCCGGTGACCGCGGCGTCGACGTGCCCGACGAGTTCGCCCGCGACCTGCGACGCCGCCCAGTCGGCGGGGAACAACCGGGTGCGAGCGGCCCGGGAGACGAGCCAGAACGCGGGAGCGATGGCCAGGGCCACCAGCGTGAGCAGCGGGGAGAGGACGGCCATCGCGAGCAGGGCCACGACGAACATGACCAGCGTGCTGAAGACGTCCGGCAGAAAGGTGATCACCCCACTGATCACGCCGAGGTCGGTGACCGAACGGCTGACCACCTGACCGGTGTCCAGCCGATCCTGTTCGGCGCCGGGAAGGCGGCTCAAGGTGGTGAACAGGTCACGTCGCAGCGCGTACTGGACCTGTAGGCCGAGCTTGGCCGAGGCGAGCTGCAGCGTGTAGTGCAAGGCGTACTGCAACGCCGCGAGACCGATCAACACGGTCGCGGCCGGCCAGACCGAATGGCGCCGCCCAGTGAGCAGATCATCGACGGCGTAGCGAATCACCAGCGGCGCCGCGGTGGAGGCGAGCGCCGCGCCGAGCGCCCCGGCCAGCGCGATCCCGAACAGCACGGGGTGCGCACGGCAGTACCGCAGCAAGGCGCGCAGCCAGCCGCGGCTCGGATCATCGGTCCCACGCGCCACCCAGGCAACCTAGCAAGGAGGTCGGACACCGCTCTTTGAACGTGTTCAAAACGGTGCTAGCGTCGGGATCGCGAGGAGGCCGGGATGAGCGTGGACTTCAGAAGACCGACCGGTCCGGACCGGTGGCTGCCGGCCTGGTTCCTGCTCTGGATGCTCGTCGGCGTCGGCGGCATGCTGAGCCTGCTGACGATCCTGACGATCGGCATCTTCGTGCTGCCGGTGACCGTCGTGATCGTGCTGGCCCTGGCCCTGCTGGTCTATCGCCGCCCGGCCGTTCTGACCGGCGTGGGCGGCGCTCTCGCGGGCCCGGCCCTACCGCTGTGGCTGGTGGCGTATTTAAATCGGGACGGGCCGGGCACGGTATGCACCCGGACCGCCGACGGCGGATCGTCGTGCGCCGACGAGTGGTCGCCGTGGCCCTTCTTCTTCGGCGGTCTGGCGTTTGTCGTCCTCGGCGTCCTGCTCACAGTGTTGCTGGCGGCCCGGGCCCGCGCGAGCCGGGTGAGCGGGTGAACGCCAAGAGCGAGGCGACCCGTCAGCGGATCGTGGCCGCCGCTATGAGCCTGTTCATCGAACAGGGATACCAGGCCACGACCATGCGCGCGATCGCCGCCGAAGCGGAGGTCTCCCTTGGCAATGCCTACTACTACTTCGCCTCCAAACAACACCTGGTGCACGGCTTCTACGACGAACTCCAGCGCAGCCACGAACTCGCCGCCGAGGCCGCGCTCGCTGAGGTGACCGGATTCGCCGAGCGGCTGCAGGTGAGCCTGTCGGTGTGGTTCGCCGCGGCCGCGCCGTACCGCGAGTTCGCGCTGCAGTTCTTCAAGGAGGCCGCCGACCCCGAGAGCCCGCTGAGCCCGCTGTCGGCGGAATCGGCGCCGATCCGGGAGCGCGCGGTCGCCCAGTTCGCGCGGGTCGTCGAGGGCTCCGACCTCGCCGTGGACCCGCGGCTGCGCCCCGTCCTGCCCGAGTTGCTGTGGCTGGTCCACATGGGCCTGGTGCTGTTCTGGATCCACGACCGGTCACCGGACTCCGAACGCACCCGGCTGCTGGTCGAACGCGGCGCCGGTGTGCTCGAGCGGATGCTGCGGCTGTCCCGGTTGCGCCTGCTCCGTTCGGCCACCACCGACGTCCTGGACCTGGTCGAACGGGCCGGCCTCAGAGTTGGCGCAACAACGCCGCGGTCGCCGCGGCGACCACCACCACCACGATGAACGGTGCCCGCCGCCATACCGCGACGGCCCCGACGGCGACCCCGGCCAGCCGGGCCGCGTCCCAGTCGTAATGCCGCCCGCCAGCCACCGCCTCGACCACGATCAGGGCGGCCAGCAACGCGACCGGCATCAGTTCGATCAGCCGCCGCAGCCGGGGATGATCGAACCACCGCTGGGGCATGGCGTAGCCGGCCAGTTTGAGGGCGTAGCAGCCGGCCGCCGAAAGCAGCACGATCGTCCAGCCGCTCGTGCCCGTCATCGCCGCCGCCCGGGCCGACCGAGCCGCCGGACGGTGCCCACGTCAGCCGCGAACGCCAACCCCGCGCACGCCGCCAGGACCGGAATGCCCGGCGGCGTCAGTGGAATCAACGCCAGCGCGATGAGCGCACCGGCCAGCGCCACCCGCCGCGACACCCCCACCGCGCCCGCGCCGGGCGAATCGGCCGCGGCCCGACGAAGTCGTGGCGCGAGCAGGGCCAGGAACGCCGCCGGGATCGCCGCGTCCAGGCCGAAACGCTCCGGGTTGCCCAGCGCCTGGGCACCGACCGCACCCAGCACGGTGGCCAGGTTCCAGAACAGGTACACCGAGGCGGCCGTCCACCAGAAGGCGACGCGGGACAGCGACGCGCGTCGCTGGCCCAGCGCCATGGCCGTCGACTCGTCGATCGTGAACAGGGCGGCCAGCAGCACCCGCCAGCCGCGCACTCCGAGCATCGGCCGCATCCGCAGGGCGTACAGAGTGTTGCGGGCGCCGAGCAGGTACCCGCCGGACAGGGCCGCCGCTGCCGTGCCGCCACCGGCGATGACGCCGGCGATGGCGAACTGAGTGCCCCCGGTGAAGGTCAGCAGGCTCGACACCGAGGTCTGCGCCGGCGTGAACCCGGCCGCCACCGAGGCCGCACCGAAGGCCACGCCGTAGGCGCCGACGGCGATCCCCACCCCGAGCGAATCCCGCACCACACGACGGCGCTCGGCCGCCGGGGGGCTCGTTCCGCCAGGTTCGGTGAGCTCAGTCAAGGTCGGTGGTGGCCGACGGCGTCGCGGTGGCCGCTGCGACCGGGTCCAGCTTGGCCATCAGGTCCGCGAGCTGACGAAGCTCGTCGTCGTCCAGCTTGTCGATCATCAGTTCCGACACGCCGGTCAGGTGCACGACGGCGGCATCGCGCAGCGCCGACCGGCCCGCCTCGGTCATGACCGTGAACAGTCCGCGGGCGTCGTCCGGATCGGGCTGCCGTTCGACGAGCCCCTCCCGCTGCAGCCGATCCACCAGCCGGGTCAGCCCGCTTCGCGACAGCAGGACCGCATCGGCCAGCTCCGACATGCGAAGCCGCCGCCCGGGCGCCTCGGCCAGCTGGACGAGCACGTCGTAGCTGGCGATCGCGATCTTGTGGTGCGCCTGCAGATCCTGCTCCAGCCGGCGCAGGATGTGGGTGTGGGTTCGCAGGAAGCTGCGCCACACCGCCAGCCGCCAGTCCGAGGTGCGGATCGGCGGTCGGCGAGGTTCTCCTGCCTCGGCGGGCAGTTCAGTTGCGGACATCACCGCAGATCGTAGTGACGGCGCACACGACCGTACGATCGCCTGGTGGCTTTCGATACTTCGCACCCTGATACGTCCTCGCTGACCGCATCTGTTGCGGCGGCCCTCGCGACCGTCAACGACCCGGAGATCCGCAAGCCGATCACCGAGCTCGACATGGTCGAATCGGTCTCCGTCGACGAGTCCGGATACGCCCGGGTCAAGGTGCTGCTCACGGTGTCGGGCTGTCCGATGCGGGAGAAGCTGACCACGGACGTGACCGCGGCCGTGGCCGCCGTCCCGGGCGTGTCTTCGGTGGCCGTCGAGCTGGGCGTCATGAATGACACCCAGCGCACGGAGCTGCGGACCAAGCTGCGCGGGGACAACCCGGTCAACGAGATCCCGTTCGCCCAGCCCGGCTCGCGGACCCGGGTTTACGCCGTGGCCTCCGGCAAGGGTGGCGTGGGCAAGAGCTCGGTGACCGTGAATCTGGCCGTGGCCCTGGCGCAGCGCGGACTCAACGTCGGCGTGCTCGATGCCGACATCTACGGCTTCTCGGTGCCGCGCATGCTCGGTGTCGTGGCCAAGCCCACCCAGGTCGAGAAAATGATCATGCCGCCCCAGGCCCATGACGTGAAGGTCATCTCGATCGGGATGTTCACGCCCGGCAACACCGCCGTCGTGTGGCGTGGTCCGATGCTGCACCGGGCTCTTCAGCAATTCCTTGCGGACGTGTTCTGGGGCGATCTGGACGTGCTGCTGATGGACCTGCCGCCGGGCACCGGTGACATCGCGATCTCGCTGGCTCAGCTGGTGCCCTCGGCCGAGCTGCTCGTGGTGACCACCCCGCAACTGGCCGCCCGCGAGGTGGCAGAGCGCGCTGGCTCGATCGCGCTGCAGACGCATCAGCAGATCGTCGGCGTGGTGGAGAACATGAGCTGGCTGGAGCTGCCCGACGGCTCCCGGATGGAACTGTTCGGCGCCGGCGGCGGTCAGGCGGTGGCCGACTCGCTGTCCGAGTCCACCGGCACCAACGTCGGCCTGCTCGGCCAGGTCCCGATCGACATGGCGGTACGTGAGGGCGGCGATGCCGGTACTCCGATCGTGCTCACCGCACCGGACTCGGCCGCGGCGCTGGCCTTCGGAGCGATCGCCGACACTCTGGCGGCCCGCTCACGCAGTCTGGTCGGACGCTCGCTCGGCCTCTCGCCCCGCTGACGAACCTGGCTTTCTCGCGCCGCCACGATCGGCGCCTGCTGGCCGCGCACCCTCGACAGGTACAGGCCTTGCGCCCGTGCCGGCACGACCGCCTCGTCCGCCGCTCCCAGTCGGGCCGAGAGCGATCAGGTCGCGTCGTCGTAGGGGCTGGGCGCCACGGGCGTGGCCTCCGGCGGCCCGCTGGCCAGCCCCACTCCGCCCTCGGACGGAATGTTCGTCGCTGGATCCTTCGTCAGGTCCACGACGCCCGCCGCGACGCCGTTCTGCGCTTGCGCCTGGGCCAGTGACATCGGCTCGTTGGCCGTGTCGGCCTCGCCGGCGTCGGTGCTGTAGGTCACCGGCGTACCAGCGGTCGCGTGCCCGCTCGCCGCGTCCTCGTCCTCGCCCCGCAGGGCCTTCTGCAGCATCGCGGACGGGTTGAGCGAGGACAGATCGTCGTCGTCACCCATGATCGCGTTGCGGATGGCCGTCTTCGGGTTGAGGGAGTTCAGATCGAAGTTCGCGAACTCCGGGCCTAGCTCAGAGGTGAGCTGGGTGCGCGCGCCCTGCGCCATGTCGCGCACCGTACGCAGCATGCGCACCGCGTCCTTGGTCAGCTGCGGCAGCTTCTCGGGCCCGAAGACCAGCAGCGCGACGCAGGCCAGGACCACGAACTCGAGCGGACCGATGTTGAACACGTGGCCCAGCCTAAGCGACCGGCTAGTCCGAACCCAGCGTGACGGCGGCGCTCTTCGCCACTCCATTGCGAACGAAGTGCACCGTCACCACCGATCCGGGCTTGGAGGCGGCGACAGCGACGGTCAGGGCATCCCCGGAATCGATCAGCGTCGTGTCGAAGAGAGTGATCACGTCGCCCTCTTTCAAACCCGCCTTCGCTCCCGGTCCACCGGCGGTCACCTGCACCACGTAGGCGCCGTCCCGGCTGCCGTCGGTGACGCTCCGGGTGGACAGCCCGATCGAGGCGTGGACGACCTTGCCGGTCTTGATGATCTGTTCGGCGACGTCCTTGGCGTGGTTGATCGGAATGGCGAAGCCGACTCCGATGCTGCCGGCCTGACCGCCGTTGGCCGACTGGCCAAGACTGAGGATGGCCGTGTTGATCCCGATGACCGCGCCCGCGCCGTTGACCAGCGCGCCCCCGGAGTTGCCCGGGTTGATCGGTGCGTCGGTCTGGATCGCGTCGATCACGGCATCCGGGTTGCCGTTCTCCCCGGACAGGTGCAGGGGTCGATCAAGTGCTGAGACGATGCCCGCGGTGACGGTTCCGCGCAGGCCGAGCGGGTCGCCGATGGCGATAACCGGGTCACCGACCGCGAGTTGGTCGGACCGCCCCAGGGTCGCCACGGTCAGCGACGTCTTGGCAACCTTGACCACCGCAAGGTCGTTGACCGGGTCGGTGCCCACCACCGATCCGGGCGCGGAGGACTTGTCGGCGAACACCACCCGGATCGTCGGCTTCTGGCTGCCGAAGTTCACCACGTGGTTGTTGGTGAGGATGTAACCGGCCTTGTCGATGATCACGCCCGATCCCGACCCGGCGACGTCGGAGGTCCGCACGTCGATCGAGACGACGGCCGGGCTGACTCGTTGGGCGATCTCGGCCACGGAGCCCGGCGGCCGGACCTGCGG is from Jatrophihabitans telluris and encodes:
- a CDS encoding ABC transporter ATP-binding protein codes for the protein MARGTDDPSRGWLRALLRYCRAHPVLFGIALAGALGAALASTAAPLVIRYAVDDLLTGRRHSVWPAATVLIGLAALQYALHYTLQLASAKLGLQVQYALRRDLFTTLSRLPGAEQDRLDTGQVVSRSVTDLGVISGVITFLPDVFSTLVMFVVALLAMAVLSPLLTLVALAIAPAFWLVSRAARTRLFPADWAASQVAGELVGHVDAAVTGVRVVKGFGQEERELDLIAAQSSWLFANRLRAIRLQARYAPVLTALPSLGQIGVLLLGGWLAINGHITLGTFLAFSAYLGKLIVPVRVLSELLTVGPQAGAGITRVLELIDLPVVAADVEGAVVLPDAPPSVEFDRVSFGYGAGPVLDGLSFTVAAGETVALVGASGSGKSTVLALLSRFYEPGAGTIRVGGVPLERLTRSGLRARTGVVAEDSSLFSDSVRDTIAFGHPRASTAQVQHAARLAEADEFIQRLPAGYDTVIGERGQSLSGGQRQRLALARALLVEPRLLLLDDATSAVDPRIETRILSHLRDSGAPRTTVLVAHRRSSVELADRVVLLDAGRVVAQGTAAQLRASSPLFRRLFYPEGLDEETAEVAGLSGLTSSDGAAETLRATALVSGGAAAGAATRTGGIAGVTARSDRLLALVAALPPAVGSPDVDEALVRAPEPSLGLRSLLRPVRSVVLLGLILTAGETVAGLLLPSVVRSGVDSGVARASMATLTALSLLALLILLGQWALGRAAQLVTGRTGERLLYLLRVKTFAHLQRLGLDFYERELSGRIMTRMTTDIDALSTFLQSELIVLFVSSLTLVGVAVALVIVNASLTLVLLAMFPAVVIATILFRWRVIPTYARTRESLATLNAYLQENVAGLRTVQAFNRQEHNLSRFLELARSAFEARYRGRRAVAAYFPFITFASQVSEALVLGFGAAELRNGTLTAGALIAFFLYLEIFFGPMADLSSVFDGYQQAAVGLARLRELLQTPTSTPEAQQPLTVTGLVGTITFSGVEFAYPGTVRPALSGLDLTIAAGETVAFVGETGAGKSTIVKLLTRFYDPTAGSVSVDGHDLRTLELTGYRRRIGLVPQEQYLSAGTVASAIAYGRPDASRGQIEAAARRVGADQAIRALADGYDHPVAERGRNLSAGQRQLLALARAELVEPDVLVLDEATASLDLATEAAVARATRALTARRTTIIVAHRLATAARADRLYVIADGQVAETGTHESLLAADGVYAELWASYSDRPIEGSVIG
- a CDS encoding TetR/AcrR family transcriptional regulator, giving the protein MNAKSEATRQRIVAAAMSLFIEQGYQATTMRAIAAEAEVSLGNAYYYFASKQHLVHGFYDELQRSHELAAEAALAEVTGFAERLQVSLSVWFAAAAPYREFALQFFKEAADPESPLSPLSAESAPIRERAVAQFARVVEGSDLAVDPRLRPVLPELLWLVHMGLVLFWIHDRSPDSERTRLLVERGAGVLERMLRLSRLRLLRSATTDVLDLVERAGLRVGATTPRSPRRPPPPR
- a CDS encoding AzlD domain-containing protein translates to MTGTSGWTIVLLSAAGCYALKLAGYAMPQRWFDHPRLRRLIELMPVALLAALIVVEAVAGGRHYDWDAARLAGVAVGAVAVWRRAPFIVVVVVAAATAALLRQL
- a CDS encoding AzlC family ABC transporter permease is translated as MVRDSLGVGIAVGAYGVAFGAASVAAGFTPAQTSVSSLLTFTGGTQFAIAGVIAGGGTAAAALSGGYLLGARNTLYALRMRPMLGVRGWRVLLAALFTIDESTAMALGQRRASLSRVAFWWTAASVYLFWNLATVLGAVGAQALGNPERFGLDAAIPAAFLALLAPRLRRAAADSPGAGAVGVSRRVALAGALIALALIPLTPPGIPVLAACAGLAFAADVGTVRRLGRPGRRR
- a CDS encoding MarR family winged helix-turn-helix transcriptional regulator, whose protein sequence is MSATELPAEAGEPRRPPIRTSDWRLAVWRSFLRTHTHILRRLEQDLQAHHKIAIASYDVLVQLAEAPGRRLRMSELADAVLLSRSGLTRLVDRLQREGLVERQPDPDDARGLFTVMTEAGRSALRDAAVVHLTGVSELMIDKLDDDELRQLADLMAKLDPVAAATATPSATTDLD
- a CDS encoding Mrp/NBP35 family ATP-binding protein — protein: MAFDTSHPDTSSLTASVAAALATVNDPEIRKPITELDMVESVSVDESGYARVKVLLTVSGCPMREKLTTDVTAAVAAVPGVSSVAVELGVMNDTQRTELRTKLRGDNPVNEIPFAQPGSRTRVYAVASGKGGVGKSSVTVNLAVALAQRGLNVGVLDADIYGFSVPRMLGVVAKPTQVEKMIMPPQAHDVKVISIGMFTPGNTAVVWRGPMLHRALQQFLADVFWGDLDVLLMDLPPGTGDIAISLAQLVPSAELLVVTTPQLAAREVAERAGSIALQTHQQIVGVVENMSWLELPDGSRMELFGAGGGQAVADSLSESTGTNVGLLGQVPIDMAVREGGDAGTPIVLTAPDSAAALAFGAIADTLAARSRSLVGRSLGLSPR
- a CDS encoding sec-independent translocase, translating into MFNIGPLEFVVLACVALLVFGPEKLPQLTKDAVRMLRTVRDMAQGARTQLTSELGPEFANFDLNSLNPKTAIRNAIMGDDDDLSSLNPSAMLQKALRGEDEDAASGHATAGTPVTYSTDAGEADTANEPMSLAQAQAQNGVAAGVVDLTKDPATNIPSEGGVGLASGPPEATPVAPSPYDDAT
- a CDS encoding S1C family serine protease, coding for MSDEVDGSPFARPDDSVTGSFEPRLAQAPEPHHVPPVSAQDAAAFAKPYGADVPFEPAAGDRLPPRHEPLLQPVPRQLVEAFAATRTGAPFDPEPGTRMHPTHPGPGSPWWKDDAATDPWRDPQSPFWIAGPPVFDGDEVIDIGELVEPGPEPDDGPPDDGKLNRRRGRFGFSALGLVLVAALVAGCLGGGVGYWFSERAHRILTDPDIKIAQVATPQVRPPGSVAEIAQRVSPAVVSIDVRTSDVAGSGSGVIIDKAGYILTNNHVVNFGSQKPTIRVVFADKSSAPGSVVGTDPVNDLAVVKVAKTSLTVATLGRSDQLAVGDPVIAIGDPLGLRGTVTAGIVSALDRPLHLSGENGNPDAVIDAIQTDAPINPGNSGGALVNGAGAVIGINTAILSLGQSANGGQAGSIGVGFAIPINHAKDVAEQIIKTGKVVHASIGLSTRSVTDGSRDGAYVVQVTAGGPGAKAGLKEGDVITLFDTTLIDSGDALTVAVAASKPGSVVTVHFVRNGVAKSAAVTLGSD